The following proteins are encoded in a genomic region of Parus major isolate Abel chromosome 18, Parus_major1.1, whole genome shotgun sequence:
- the FOXJ1 gene encoding forkhead box protein J1, with protein sequence MAWPSRALKAKGKLKCVEEDLDDSLPDLMWLRDFTVAQTGLPQLYSGSDPQDCYTMSESLFSLVDFESPCSPLAADPACKGTRHTPCTPVSSSTSSTTHHDVAVPPHLTGDIDYKTNPHVKPPYSYATLICMAMEASNKPKITLSAIYKWITDNFCYFRHADPTWQNSIRHNLSLNKSFIKVPREKDEPGKGGFWKLDPYYANRLKYGTYKKRRMSPVQIHPAFSGRVQKEARHVVSPATSSCSSNSVLEASVASQQLLKEFEETTSSQSWSPVGTKAGQKGKQPSPLPTAKASRLPSSALMTQEEQTELGSLKGVFDWETVFNTNLNGDFSTLVDMELPPSINPVTCDLDWTGQGQHMECPQGQEQVVTESNQYSLDFNETLMATTFLEHPWDEGTSDYLSNCVNIDQVFEDIDASLLADVINLSSLARLL encoded by the exons ATGGCGTGGCCAAGCCGAGCGCTGAAAGCCAAGGGCAAGTTGAAGTGTGTGGAGGAAGACCTGGATGACAGCCTGCCAGACCTCATGTGGCTGAGGGACTTCACGGTGGCCCAGACTGGCCTGCCTCAGTTATACTCTGGCTCAGACCCCCAGGACTGTTACACGATGAGTGAGAGTCTGTTCAGTCTGGTTGATTTTGAGTCCCCGTGCTCGCCCCTGGCTGCTGACCCGGCCTGCAAGGGCACACGCCACACTCCCTGCACGCCTgtctcctcctccacctcctccaccACGCACCACGACGTGGCTGTGCCCCCTCATCTCACAGGGGACATCGACTACAAGACCAACCCTCATGTCAAGCCGCCCTACTCGTACGCCACCCTCATCTGCATGGCCATGGAAGCCAGCAATAAACCCAAAATCACTCTCTCTGCCATCTACAAGTGGATTACTGACAACTTCTGCTACTTCCGACACGCTGATCCCACCTGGCAG AATTCCATCAGGCACAACCTTTCCTTGAACAAGTCCTTCATCAAGGTGCCTCGGGAGAAAGACGAGCCAGGGAAAGGTGGATTTTGGAAGCTGGACCCGTATTATGCCAACCGGCTCAAGTACGGGACTTACAAAAAGCGGAGGATGTCTCCAGTGCAGATCCACCCAGCCTTCTCTGGGAGAGTCCAGAAAGAAGCACGGCATGTTGTCAGCCCAGCcacttcctcctgcagctccaacAGCGTCCTCGAGGCCAGCGTGGCATCGCAGCAGCTGCTCAAAGAGTTTGAGGAAAccaccagcagccagagctggagccCTGTAGGTACCAAAGCGGGGCAGAAGGGCAAGCAGCCCTCacccctgcccacagccaagGCGTCCCGgcttcccagctcagccctgatGACCCAGGAGGAGCAGACTGAGCTGGGATCGCTGAAAGGTGTCTTTGACTGGGAAACTGTCTTTAACACCAACCTCAACGGAGACTTCTCCACTCTGGTGGATATGGAGCTCCCACCTTCCATCAACCCCGTCACATGTGACCTAGACTGGACAGGACAAGGGCAACACATGGAGTGTCCCCAGGGGCAGGAACAAGTTGTCACCGAATCCAACCAGTACAGCCTGGACTTTAACGAAACCCTCATGGCCACAACTTTcttggagcatccctgggatgAAGGGACAAGCGATTACCTCTCCAACTGTGTCAACATTGACCAGGTGTTTGAAGACATCGATGCCTCTTTGCTGGCAGATGTCATCAACCTCAGCAGTCTGGCACGCCTCTTGTAA